GCAGTCAGTCACAAAGAATGGTCTTGGAAAGGCTGGTATGTACGCAGTCCTGTGCATCGACGATCAGATACGATCCATCAGCGCTCTGTCGATCATCGTCCGGTCCTGCGGGTATATCTGCCTCTCCGCCCAGGATCCTGACGAAGCCGCATCAGCCTACAGCCAGAGCAAAGTCGATCTTGTCATCCTGAACAATGATCTGGTCGGGGGAAATGCGCTGGCGCTCGCCAAGCGCCTGAAGCAGCTAAACGATGTGCCGCTCATCCTGCTCTCCGGGACTTCTCTCGTCGAAAAGCCGCTCAACGTCGACCTCGTCGTGCATAAACCACTCGACGCGCGGGAGTTTACGAAGATGCTGCAGTGGATCGTCAGCAAGTCTCGAACCGCTTCGTCGGTAGCCTAACTAGCTCCCTGCCCTGCATCTACCGCAGTTGGCAGATGTGGGTTGGTCGTCGCCCTTGACAGGCTGATGAGTTGCGAACTGGGGAAGGGTTACCGTTCTCCCGCGACCTTACGTTTTCCCCCGAGGAACGAATCCACCTCTCGCAGGACCTCGTGTCCGTTAACGGGCTTCGGACAAAGCAGGTCGACGAAACCCATGGTGGGAAGGACGTCGCTGAGGCCAGCCAGCATGATGAGCGGAACGTTGCGTTGCGCCTTGAGGGCCTGCGCCAATTTCTCGCTGCCGGGTAGTGCATGGTCGAGGATGACCAGGTCGGCACCGCTTCCCGCGAACGCCCCCTGTGCCTCTTCGGCCGACTCCGCCGAGATACAGATGTAACCGCGTGACCGCAGCACCAGAGTTACGCTGTGCAGCGTGTTAGGTTCTTGTGAGATACAGAGGATTGCGTACACGGCTCACCTCTCTCTTGGGAGTTGCGGAATAATACCCTGAAGTCGGCAAAATGACGAGACCGTTTCTTTGCAGCAACAATTGACCCTCTCGTCAATAACCACGGGCCTAATACCGCCCCGGACAGTCTTCTCCTCTATGTCCCACATCTGCCGTCGTCAGCAGATCTGGGTCAGTCCACCTTCTCCACCACGATCTTGCACTTGGTCACCAGGGCGGCCAAAGCTCCCACTGCCGCCAGTACTGGCGCCAGCACCGTCCCCACCGCTGCAACTGCCAGCGGGATTTCTACCAGCGTCTTATCGTGTTCATCGCGGATGATGATCCGGCGGGCCATCCCGCTCTCGACGATTTCTTTGAATTTCCGAACCAGGTCTTCGCCGTTAACGTGAAACTCTTCTGTGCGTGCCATAGTGTGATTCTAGACCGTCCGCGGGCCTACTGTTTTGTGAACGTGATCAAGTTGCCGCTGCTCAAACATCCTCCACCCATTACCTGCTCAACGGTGTTGAATGAGGTAGCTGTTGCAGGATCTTCGAGCACACCGGCATACATCAGTTGGCCGCTTCCACCGTCAACCTCGCTGGTATCCACAACGATTCCGACCATGCCACCAAGCACCAGCGACTGTGAATTAACCGTGGCCGAAACCACGCATGGTGATCCAACGTACTCGACTGTGCCGCTCAGCGGAAAGTACCCCTCCAGGCTGGGAGTCTCCTGCTGCGTAAGCTTCAACGTAATTGCGACCGAGGCTCCGTTGATAACCTCGGTAGCGTTCCACGTTCCGGTGAGCGGCGGGATATATGTTCCTGTAATGTTGCCGTGTGCCCCGTCATCACACGTTCCACTCACGGAGTAAGTGCCGGTGACGGACTTCGAATTCGAAATCGTGCCGGTTATCTTTACGACTACCGTCGTGCCCGTCTGTAGTGTCAACGAATTTCCGCGAATGCTCCCTGTAACGGGCGCGCCGTTCATCAACGACACACAATCCGGGAGACCGATATACGCCACTCCCGAGACCGTTGAACCGGTCTGCGTGAGGTTGCCGCCGAAGAAAAAGAATTGGTTGGAATCCACCGTCGGTGGGTAGAACGTCCAGTTCCCGCTGGTCAAGGTAGCCGGAGGCTGGCTATCGGGACCGTTGCCGCCGCCGCAAGAGGCGAGCAACATGCCAAGAACCACAACGGTGAAAACCCTCTTCATGGGCGATCCTCGGGACGAATCTGCCCAAAAAACTATCACCGACCCGGGAAATGGCAAGCCGCGGTATCACGAAGCGAAGTGATATTCCGCGGCTTCGAAATGAACTTTAAGCTTGTAGCTCGCGATTCGGTACTCGTTACCCTCGCAAGATATTCTTCGCGATGAAGAATACGTTCGCCGGCCGCTCGGCCAGGCGTCGCATCAGGTACGGATACCACTCCGTGCCGAACGGAATGTATACGCGCATTCCCCACCCTTCTTTCACGAGCGCTTCCTGCAGGTCACGGCGAATACCGTAGAGCATCTGGAACTCGAAGCTGCTGGGCGAGATATTTTCGGCGCGCGCCCAGTTCTTTATCTCGCTAATGATACTTTCGTCGTGCGTGGCCAGGCCGTGGAAGGTACCGCTTTTCAGCAGGTATTTCGCCACATTGAGGTAATTGGCATCGACCTCGGATTTCGGCTGGAACGCGACCTCTGGCGGTTCTTTGTACGCGCCCTTGCAGAGACGGATGCGAATGCCCTCCGAGCACAATAGTTTCGCGTCATTTTCGGTTCGCCGCATATACGACTGCAGCACCGTTCCAACCCGTCCCTTGTTGCCATTCCGGTTGTGCAGTGCGCGTGTGAAGTCGATCGTCCGCTGCGTGTAGGGCGAGCCTTCCATGTCGATGCGAATGAAGCTGTTGATGGAAACCGCGTGCGCCAGCAGTTCGTTCACGATGTCGTGCGCCAGCTTCTCGTCGACGTCGAGGCCCATGTGCGTGAGTTTCAGACTGACGTTGGCATCCAGCTTGCGCTTGTTGATCTCGTCGAGTAGTTGGTGATACAGGTCGCGGCTGTGCAGCGCCTCGTCGCGGCTGGTGACGTTTTCGCCAAGGTTGTCGACGCTGACGCGAATGCCCAGTTTATTGACCGCTTCGGTCGCATTAAGGAGTTCTTCGACCGTGGTTCCGGCCACAAAGCGGCGGGACATCTTCTGTCCCATCGCAGAACGTTCGGCAAAATGTCTTAAGGATTTGCTTTCAGATAGCCCAATGAACAATGCACGTAACATTACGGCTCCGCGGGCACACGCCCGGATGGATTCAAGTAAGGTCGCCGGAGGTGCGACCATAGTTTGTATCACATGCGGGGCGATTTCGCGGTATGACCGTCGTCACGGAAGGCAGGTACATGGCTCAAGGTGCAAGGTTCAAGAGTTTTTCATGGCCCCTTGCGCCTTGTGCCTTGCACCTTTATTTTCCGTGTTCTTCCAGGAATCTCTCGACTTCCATCGCCGCCATGCAACCGGTTCCGGCGGCCGAGATAGCCTGCCGATAACGCCGGTCCTGCACGTCACCGCAGGCGAACACGCCAGGAACGCCGGTGAAGACATAGTCGCGGGTGCGAATGTAACCGTCGCCGTCGAGATCGATAAGGTCCTTGAACATCGAGGCATTCGGGATATGGCCGATGCCGAGGAACATCGCCGACGTCGGAAAGTCGTGGC
The Terriglobia bacterium genome window above contains:
- a CDS encoding DUF4342 domain-containing protein, translated to MARTEEFHVNGEDLVRKFKEIVESGMARRIIIRDEHDKTLVEIPLAVAAVGTVLAPVLAAVGALAALVTKCKIVVEKVD
- a CDS encoding response regulator, with the translated sequence MYAVLCIDDQIRSISALSIIVRSCGYICLSAQDPDEAASAYSQSKVDLVILNNDLVGGNALALAKRLKQLNDVPLILLSGTSLVEKPLNVDLVVHKPLDAREFTKMLQWIVSKSRTASSVA
- a CDS encoding proline dehydrogenase family protein, whose product is MSRRFVAGTTVEELLNATEAVNKLGIRVSVDNLGENVTSRDEALHSRDLYHQLLDEINKRKLDANVSLKLTHMGLDVDEKLAHDIVNELLAHAVSINSFIRIDMEGSPYTQRTIDFTRALHNRNGNKGRVGTVLQSYMRRTENDAKLLCSEGIRIRLCKGAYKEPPEVAFQPKSEVDANYLNVAKYLLKSGTFHGLATHDESIISEIKNWARAENISPSSFEFQMLYGIRRDLQEALVKEGWGMRVYIPFGTEWYPYLMRRLAERPANVFFIAKNILRG